The Gehongia tenuis sequence GTCCCTTCAGGGGGACGGGAGCTTTTTGATTTGTCAGGAGAAAGAAAGGAAGGACCTTCATGAACATCAAATTGGGAGAGCAAAACTTGTCCCTGGAGCAGGGCGCGCTGCCCCTTCATATCGCCAAGGCGTACGCGCCGAAGGAGATTTACAAAAAGGCTCTTGCCGCCAAACTGAACGGCGAGACCATCGATCTGTTCCGCCCGCTGACCGGGGACGGAACGCTGGAGTTTTTGACCTTCGAGGATGAGGACGGCCGCTGGGCCCTCCGCCATACGGCGTCCCATGTGCTGGCCCAGGCAGTGAAGCGCCTCTATCCTTCGGCGAAGCTCGCCATCGGCCCCGCCACCCGGGACGGCTTCTACTACGATTTCGACGTGGAGGAACCCTTCACCCAGGAGGACCTCGCGAAAATTGAGAAGGAAATGGCGAAGATCATCAAGGAAAACCACCGGATGGAGAGATTCGAGCTGCCCCGTCAGGAGGCCCTCGAGCTCATGAAGGAGGAGCCATACAAGGTGGAGCTCATCGAGGACCTGCCGGAGGGGGAGACCATCTCCTTCTACCGCCAGGGCGAATTCACCGACCTCTGCGCCGGACCCCACGTGCCCTCCACCGGCAAGGTGAAGCACGTGAAGCTGGAGTCCCTGGCCGGCGCCTACTGGCGGGGCAGCGAAAAGAACAAGATGCTCCAGCGCATCTACGGCACCGCCTTCGAGGATAAAAAGGAGATGGAAGCCTTCCTCGAGGCCAAGGCGGAGGCGAGGAAGCGGGACCACAACAAGCTGGGCCGGGAGCTTGGCTTCTTTACCACCGTGGATTATATCGGTCAGGGCCTGCCCATTCTGCTGCCCAAGGGCAGTAAGGCCGTCCAGCTCATGCAGCGCTTCGTGGAGGACGAGGAGGAAAAGCGCGGCTACATCCTCACCAAGACGCCCTTCATGGCGAAAGCCGACCTGTACAAGATCTCGGGACACTGGGACCACTACTATGACACCATGTTCGTTCTCGGGGACAAGGAGATGGATGAGCGGGGCGAGGAGGTTCTGGCCCTCCGGCCCATGACCTGTCCCTTCCAGTTCCAGGTGTATCTGAACAAGACCCGCTCCTACCGGGATCTGCCCATGCGTCTTGGGGAGACGTCCACCCTGTTCCGCAAGGAATCCTCCGGCGAGATGCACGGCCTCATCCGGGTGCGCCAGTTCACCATCTCCGAAGGCCATCTGGCCGTCACCCCCGAACAGCTGGAGGATGAGTTCAAGGGCGTGCTGGACCTCATCCAGTACCTGCTCGGCATTCTGGGCATCGCGGAGGATATCACCTACCGCTTCTCCAAGTGGGACCCGAACAACAAGGAGAAGTACATCGGCAGCGCCGAGGAATGGGAGCGCACCCAGGACCTGATGCGGGTGATCCTGGACGACCTTCGGATCGACTACACCGAAGCGGAGGGCGAGGCGGCCTTCTACGGCCCCAAGCTGGACATCCAGGCGAAGAACGTCTACGGCAAGGAGGACACCCTCATCACCGTGCAGATCGACTTCCAGCTGGCGGAGCGCTTCGGCATGGTCTACACCGACAGGGACGGCGAGAAGAAGCACCCCATCATCATCCACCGCACCTCCATCGGCTGCTACGAGAGGACCCTCGCCCTTCTCATCGAGAAGTACGCCGGCGCCATGCCCACCTGGCTCTCCCTGGAGCAGTGCCGCATTCTCA is a genomic window containing:
- the thrS gene encoding threonine--tRNA ligase, with the protein product MNIKLGEQNLSLEQGALPLHIAKAYAPKEIYKKALAAKLNGETIDLFRPLTGDGTLEFLTFEDEDGRWALRHTASHVLAQAVKRLYPSAKLAIGPATRDGFYYDFDVEEPFTQEDLAKIEKEMAKIIKENHRMERFELPRQEALELMKEEPYKVELIEDLPEGETISFYRQGEFTDLCAGPHVPSTGKVKHVKLESLAGAYWRGSEKNKMLQRIYGTAFEDKKEMEAFLEAKAEARKRDHNKLGRELGFFTTVDYIGQGLPILLPKGSKAVQLMQRFVEDEEEKRGYILTKTPFMAKADLYKISGHWDHYYDTMFVLGDKEMDERGEEVLALRPMTCPFQFQVYLNKTRSYRDLPMRLGETSTLFRKESSGEMHGLIRVRQFTISEGHLAVTPEQLEDEFKGVLDLIQYLLGILGIAEDITYRFSKWDPNNKEKYIGSAEEWERTQDLMRVILDDLRIDYTEAEGEAAFYGPKLDIQAKNVYGKEDTLITVQIDFQLAERFGMVYTDRDGEKKHPIIIHRTSIGCYERTLALLIEKYAGAMPTWLSLEQCRILTITDRAEAWAEEVRAQLEARGVRVKIDSRNEKIGFKIREAQLEKLPYMLVVGDKEVENRAVAVRSRGEGDLGVMTPAEFADRIVLEIASKAHP